A window of the Haloarcula litorea genome harbors these coding sequences:
- the argH gene encoding argininosuccinate lyase — translation MSEERNDDGAGEGGDETVVRRDRFAGGPARSFLSSLADDERIFAADLAVDRAHVVMLAERGIVDRETAGEILAALDDVEDAGHEALPDGEDVHEAIESAVIDRVGPDGGKMHTARSRNDEVAACIRYRLREDVLELVEALVGAREQLLDVARAEAETVMPGYTHLQPAQPTTVAHWLLSYEQALGRDTERLLDAYGRVNRNPLGAAAFAGTPFDVDRERTAELLGFDSVAENSMDASASRDFLVEVTSAVATLATTLSQLAEDVVVMASKGHVDLDDDYASTSSIMPQKKNPDTLELVRGRTGDATAGLNGLLTNLKGQPRAYNRDLQRAGRHAWDAIDSVTDSVEVAAGAVATADWPAERLAAAAGAGFSTATGVADLLATAGVPFRTAHEVVAEAAAGLGPDEDAPDYEALSAVAEDVLGDPLAAYVEREAVEAALDPAESVATRDSRGGPAPDAVADQLSTAEGVLADHRDGLTDRRGAVERARDRRRTEVDRYV, via the coding sequence ATGAGCGAGGAGCGGAACGACGACGGCGCGGGGGAGGGCGGCGACGAGACGGTCGTCCGCCGCGACCGCTTCGCCGGCGGCCCCGCGCGGTCGTTCCTCTCCTCGCTGGCCGACGACGAGCGCATCTTCGCCGCGGACCTCGCCGTCGACCGCGCCCACGTCGTGATGCTGGCCGAGCGGGGCATCGTCGACCGCGAGACGGCCGGCGAGATCCTGGCCGCACTGGACGACGTGGAGGACGCCGGTCACGAGGCCCTGCCCGACGGCGAGGACGTCCACGAGGCCATCGAGAGCGCGGTCATCGACCGGGTCGGCCCGGACGGCGGGAAGATGCACACCGCCCGCTCGCGCAACGACGAGGTGGCGGCCTGCATCCGCTACCGTCTGCGCGAGGACGTGCTGGAACTGGTCGAGGCGCTGGTGGGAGCCCGCGAGCAGCTGCTCGACGTGGCCCGCGCGGAGGCGGAGACGGTGATGCCCGGCTACACCCACCTCCAGCCCGCCCAGCCGACGACGGTGGCCCACTGGCTCCTCTCGTACGAGCAGGCCCTCGGGCGGGACACCGAGCGCCTGCTGGACGCCTACGGGCGCGTGAACCGCAACCCCCTGGGCGCGGCCGCCTTCGCCGGGACGCCCTTCGACGTCGACCGCGAGCGCACCGCCGAACTGCTGGGGTTCGACTCGGTGGCGGAGAACTCGATGGACGCCTCGGCGAGTCGGGACTTCCTCGTGGAGGTGACGAGCGCGGTGGCGACGCTCGCGACGACCCTCTCGCAGCTGGCGGAGGACGTGGTCGTGATGGCCTCGAAGGGCCACGTCGACCTCGACGACGACTACGCCTCGACCTCCTCGATCATGCCCCAGAAGAAGAACCCCGACACGCTGGAGCTGGTCCGGGGACGCACCGGCGACGCGACGGCGGGGCTGAACGGCCTGCTGACGAACCTCAAGGGCCAGCCACGGGCGTACAACCGCGACCTGCAGCGGGCCGGTCGCCACGCCTGGGACGCCATCGACAGCGTCACCGACAGCGTCGAGGTGGCCGCCGGCGCGGTCGCCACGGCCGACTGGCCCGCCGAGCGGCTGGCGGCGGCGGCCGGCGCGGGGTTCTCGACGGCGACGGGCGTCGCGGACCTGCTGGCGACGGCCGGCGTCCCGTTCCGGACCGCCCACGAGGTGGTCGCCGAGGCGGCGGCCGGCCTCGGGCCCGACGAGGACGCGCCCGACTACGAGGCACTGTCGGCGGTCGCCGAGGACGTGCTCGGCGACCCGCTCGCCGCGTACGTCGAACGGGAGGCCGTCGAGGCGGCGCTCGACCCGGCCGAGAGCGTGGCGACCCGCGACTCGCGGGGCGGCCCCGCCCCCGACGCCGTGGCCGACCAGCTGTCGACCGCGGAGGGCGTCCTCGCCGACCACCGCGACGGCCTGACCGACCGCCGCGGGGCCGTCGAGCGCGCACGCGACCGCCGCCGGACGGAGGTCGACCGCTATGTCTGA
- the lysW gene encoding lysine biosynthesis protein LysW has product MAECIECGAEVSLHDNLEVGEIVDCSTCGAELEVVGTDPVELDSAPELEEDWGE; this is encoded by the coding sequence ATGGCAGAATGCATCGAGTGCGGGGCGGAGGTCTCCCTGCACGACAACCTCGAAGTCGGAGAGATCGTCGACTGTTCCACCTGCGGCGCGGAACTCGAAGTCGTCGGCACGGACCCCGTCGAGCTCGACAGCGCGCCCGAGCTCGAAGAGGACTGGGGCGAGTGA